AAGGCCAGCTCCAAACCACACCAGGGACAGGAGCTGTTTTGAACTTCGGACACTCATGTCATATTAACATTCACAGTAATTTCCcttgtataagccgcaggacagtgttttatgcaagttaaaagaaacaaagccatattaagaccatattaactgcccccctgtattaacctcatagctgaagaaatttagcaaaatcaatgtataagtcgcggctaatagtctggaaattacggtagccATTCTCCAGTTTACTGCTGCCTTGACATTTGTGTctaattattgttattttttttaaacttgtgACTTCAACAGTGGTCGGAGTGGCCAACCAGGTGACGAGGGACACCAACAACCTGTACTCGGTGAATAGTGAGCTTTTTATGAAAGTGAAGAAGGAGGACAAGGATGTAACCTTCTACTGCGAGTCTTCGTACTTTGTGCCTGAAGGGACGAGGATGACTGAGTCTGGCCGCATCAAGATCACAGTGCACTGTGAGGACATGTCCTTTTGTTTGGCTTAACAGTTAACACCCTGTTACTATGGTTAAAACATTATGTAAGGGACAATGTATAAAACACTGGTCACTATCGGGAAAATTAGTGCTGATAAGGGTAAACCAGACCCAGACACAGAGCAGAGGAGTTTTGATTCGccctgaagggacttattttccctATAACGACCGGATTTCTATACATTGTCCGGCTTTTTATCTGGCCACTTGCCAACACAaggaaaataaacttaacatgatatgtttttttacatttatttgttacCGTTTTGTTGTGGATTTTGCTGAGAAGCAAATACTTCGCAACACAAGCTGAACTTGAATCAAGCATTCTTTAGAACACAgctgatcaacgctctgctttCACTTTTTAATGAAGTTCCATTGCAAGAAGTGACCGGATTACTTGCAAAGTGATGAAATATGTGAATCggaagcacaaaacccattgCCATTGACAGTCAGTCATTGTTTTGCAAACAATGGGTTGGGTTTGCAACAAATGGGcaatgggttttgtgcttctgattCACATCTTCCATATCAATGCTCTTTCAAATGGTAACTATAACAACCATATAACGATGGTTGAACTAGGATGCAGGCTTCACAACAATAGAATCAACGGTAAACAAGTTAACTACCCAAAGTTATCATTGTCAGGACCAAGGAGAGTAATAAAACAAACTGAACAAGTCGGCTTCTTTTTAAACTGAACCATTTGTTTCCTTTGTGTGCTGAAGGAGACATAAATAGTGGCAGCCAGGGCATTGGCGGGTCATGGACTTCTTTGCCTCTGTCTCCTCCATTAATTCCTTATATCAGGACACCGCTGCGGCATTTATCCCTTGCTTAACTTCCACATTTTGTAATAATTCGCTGCACTTTGTAATAAACTGCCTGAACGCAATACGGAATAAAGTAATTAGGCCGTCTGTTTGGTTACACACCCTCAACCATAACTCTGTGTTTAGGTTACTCACTTAAGCTGCATTCAATGCATCTTATCTCACAACACCAGTTTGAACTCACAACTGAACTATGCTCTGTTGCTTATTAGTTTCATTGTATAGCTAATTTTagtttaattattatttcattattatcTTCTGATGTAAGGTGATCTTGAATGTCATGATTCATAAGAGGCGCCAGTAAATATGATTTAATATATTATAATGGTaatttattctattttatttaaaTTTTCTTATTAAAATCTATCCTTACGCCATATTTACAACCAGATGTGCTTGGCTGTGAGTCATTGTTTATTACGGTTGTGTTGCAGACCCGACGACGTCTGTGGAGATAAGACAGGTGCTTCCTAAAGGCCAGGTGAAGGAGGGGGACACGGTGGAAATCAGATGCTTTGGTGACGGGAACCCAACACCACCACTGACCTTCAAACATAATGGAgtaatgcatgcacacacacacatacacatatcatatgcatacacacacacatacacacacttttttacaTTTCTATTAAATTACTACACTGAAGTGCTTATGCCACATTTCAAGCTAAAAACTGAAATTACATTCATGACTGTTGTCTTTTAGATTTTGATTACATTACTACATTTAAGTGTTACTACATTTAAGACTAAAACCCAGAAGAAACTTGTGTCAAAGGCCCTTTGATTATCTCCATGTCTAACCATATCTAATGACCTATGATCCTGCAGGAGGACCTGGACGAGGGGAGCCTGACTGATGACCAGCAGGGGGTGGTGTTGCGAGACGTGAAGCGGTGGGATGGGGGCAACTACACCTGCAGTGCCCTGGACCTGGAGACTCTGGAGGAGCTGGAAGATGACATGGAGCTGATGGTGCACTGTGCGTCACTGAGCGACTTGCGCtggacaatgacacacacacacacacacacacacacacacacacacacacacacacacacacacacacacttaccacagcacacacacagttatcacATCAAACAAACTTAACACACCACATGTATAAACCAGAAGATACTACCTACATTTtggttgtgtttatttgtattcatgttgtttgtgtttattcatttgtgtgtgtgtgtgtgtgtgtgtgtgtgtgtgtgtgtgtgtgtgtgtgtgtgtgtgtgtgtgtgtgtgtgtgtgtgtgtgtgtgtgtgtagtcctggATGAGGTTGTGCTGTCTCAAAAGTCACCAGTAGTGCTGTCCCAGGGCACCGCCCTAGAGGCCACCTGcaatgccctctcctctctggacaCAGAGACGGCCTGGTTcaaggtatgtatgtgtgtgtgtgtgtgtgtgtgtgtgtgtgtgtgtgtgtgtgtgtgtgtgtgtgtgtgtgtgagtgagtgtttcacAGAGTAATAGGTATTTCAAATTGACATTGCATTAACATTGTTATTCCAGCAAAATCTGTTTACAGGAAATACAGTGATATGGTATGGAATGGATACTTTTGATTGTGTCTTTAAATTCAtctcgcctgtgtgtgtgtgtgtgtgtgtgtgttccaggatgGTCAGTATTTCACTCAGGGCCACAGATTGAGGATTTTGAATGTTTCTGTGGACACATTTGGAACGTACCAGTGTGTAGTGACCACTCCTCGCTTGCCTGGCCTGGAGTCCCAGAGTGCACTGGAGGTGTTTGTGCAGAGTGAGTTCTCATCGActgtcctctccactcctcctacTGCCCCtccttccttttttcctctcttcccttccctcttcttttttagccctctttctatctcctctcctctcttctcctcctttatctcctctcctctccttcggCTCCATTATgtatcctctctcttctcctcctctcccttcctttcctcctttatccatctcttctctttccgTCCTTTATctatctcttcccctccctctctctaccttctcTCTACCTACTCttccccctccactcctctctccttttcccttctttctctctctctcctcttctaaccctccctccctccatctctttttctctagcCTCCCCTGTCCTCTACTATACATCAGCCTTGTCCCTCTGTCTTCTGTCTTTTCTCATCACCTCTCCCCAGACCTCCCCACACgcttttatttgtatgtgtgtgtgtgtaaggatgtcCTCGAacatcaaattaaaaaaaaaaaaaaagtaatggccccagctgtggcgtggctggctggggcacctgcgccGTATGCCGATGacctgggttcaattcccgccccgtggtcctttctggatcccacccctactctctctgctgttcacttcctgtcattctccactgtcctgtcctATTAAAGGcttaaaaatggcaaaaaaatatactttaaacaaaaaacaaactagACATGAGATAAAATGCTCCTGTATTGAATTCCTTAGGTCAGCCGCAGATCACAGACATCAGAGAGGAGGACCTGCAGGGAGGCGGGAACTCTGTGAACATCACCTGTGTGGTGCAGGGCTACCCCATGCCCTCAATCACCTGGGACTCACCTGACCAGGAGGTACTGTAATAGCCCATCCTCCATAACCCCCAGCACCTTTTTAGCAGTGAGGGGCTATTTGCAGCCTGGCGGCTGATGGCTTTGGTCTGTATTGTCTGAGTACACAACTAAAGCGAACAGCATGTGGTTCTGTCTGAATTGCACTTAtcgggtttgtgtgtgtttgtgtgtgtgtgtgtgtatgtttgtgtgtgtgtatacatgtatgtgtgtgtgtctgtgtgtgtttgtgtgcgcgtgcatgtgcgtgtgtgtgtgtgcgtgtatatgtgcgtgtctgtgcatgtgtgtgtgtgtgtgtgtgacaacaggATCTGAATGGACTGTCCAGTGACAGCATGGAGCTCCCTAATGGTGCCATCAGCACGCTGACGGTGAAGGCCTCGTCCAAGCTGTCAGTGACCTGTGAAGCAGAGAATGAGTTTGGAAAAGACAGCCGAGTCTACAAGATCGAGCCAAGTGAGTCCCTTAGTGATGTACttcttcagcagtgtgtgtgtgtgtgtgtgtgtgtgtgtgtgtgtgtgtgtgtgtgtgtgtgtgtgatatttgtgaTTTGTATTGTATATTGCCATGAAATAAGGGGCGTGcgatattgatgtgtgtgtgtgtgtgtgtgtgtgtgtgtgtgtgtgtgtgtgatttgtgatttGTATTGTATATTGCCATGAAATAAGGGGCGTGCGATATtgataaatacatttttaaaaaagcatctTGGCATTTTTTGGGGAATTTTGTCGATAATAATAATTGGACAATATATAGCGTCCTTAAAAATGAGTCTCGCTCTCTATTGAAAGGTTTTTAGAAAGGTTAATGTAACATGGCCTTTCTTTGCATTGTGTACAGTACAAGTATTGATAATACAAGCTTACACATCACAATGACATATATCGCACATCCCTACACGATACACAACCCCCTCCTATGATGAAGTGACTTGACATGAAGAGTGTGTTTTGGTTTTCTCACTCCACAGTCGGACTTGAAACGTCTCCCGCTCCCACTACTACCACGActcgtaagtgtgtgtgtttctgagctgCGCTTCTCACGCGTGCCGATGCGCTGTTCTCTCATTCATAAGAAGTGTCCAGATACACGTCCCTCTCTAGCACAACCTGTCCGTAGTGGCTGTGGCTACTTGACttgcgtgtgtttgcatgctgAAGATGAGGGGAGCCACCGCAACTGCAGGGTGATGATCTATGCTACGCTCAGACGAGCACTGATAGGAATCAGCACACTGTGCACACCATTCAGTCACTTTTCAGTAAAACATTTGTAAACAAGTAAATCTTtttggctttttatgcctttaatgcgataagacagtggagaatgacaggaagcgaatgggagagagagtaggggaaaggaccacggggcaggaatcgaacccgggccgctgGCGTACAGTGCAGGCGCCCCAGTCAGATGCGCCACAACTGGGGCCCACAGGGTCAATTTTGCCTAAATAAGTGCCACGGTTCATGGCGCAACATGCAAAACAGGCAGAGATGTCTTTCCCCATTTTATATACTTACAGGGTTAGTACCTTTGACTTGGCATGTGGTTGCAGTGATGCAGTGACTCGAACGCATTAACACTGTCTGTGATTCGGACAGCAGAGGTGAACACAAAGTGTCAGAGGTTCACAGAGATTGCCCTTTGGGTTTTAGGCCTACCACCAGAGAATCCACCAGAGAGTAGTTTTTCATCCAGAGATGAGTCTGCCCAAAACTttgtagttggtgtgtgtgagtgtgtgtgagtgtgtgagtgtgtgtgtgtgtatgtgtgtgtgtgtgtgtgtgtgtgtgtgtgtgtgtgtgtgtgtgtgtgtgtgtgtgtgtgtgtgtgtgtgtgtgtgtgtatgtgtgtgtgtgtgtgcctgcacatgTGCAACTGACTCTAGAGGAGTCTGTTATCTGTCAAATTGaataaatagagagaggaaggcaaaTATAAGTCACTTCTCAATCCCAGACACCACAAAGAGTCCTAATACTGTTAAAAGGAACATGGCAACATTTTGGAGTTAGATCTATATCCGTGCAATAACCCAGTCTGACACAGTTAGCCTAGCTCAGCacaattcactggaagtgggttagaccagttagcctatagcttGCCTATAGCTAAAAGCAAGCTATAGGCTTGCTGGTCCAACCCattgctaagctaggctaatgaTTTCCAGCCCCTGCACTTGTCAGGCTTTGTCAACAGTACATTATGAAGTCCATTAAATATGCTTGTGAAAGGATGTTTTTACAGCTACTAGGGAGTGATAGATTTTAGAGGACAGTTGTTAACTGACAATTTTGTGCTTGTGGTTCATCAGCCCCAACAACTACTCCAGCCAGCATTCAGACAGgtataatataaaataatattGTATAAGAGGAAAACATCATACCTCTCAGTCCTATTTACGTGAAgtttcacatttatttatttattgttgttttgtctgCAGTGGCGGCAGACACTAATGCTACATCTGGCCCTAGTAccaagtgtaagtgtgtttctACGTGAACAGCATCTCATATGCGACTGCTTGTTTACGCTCTTTCTTCTCTGATGTTTACCTTAATGCCAGCTGTAGTTTGCCTGAGGTGTCTAGACCACTCAGTTTAGCCCAAGTTGTACCATACTACATACAGGCTAGGCTTGGTGTCTGCCACTTAATGCACAGCTTATCTTGTAGCCAGAAATTTGAAGAACCAGACGTATGTTCTTCCTATTTTAGAAAGTTCTTTTGGTCAAATACAACACGACACAgactatttatttttcaatgaGTGCtaataacagataacagacacagacagagaaaagcataatagaaaacaatgacaccaccaacaacaacaaataaccCCTTGTTGGTTTACACACTTACCTCTAACGCATCTCTGGCAGAGCTTTTAAGCACTTAGAGAGATGGTTTGCACCCAGATGGAAACTATAGAAGACAGTGGCTCTCTCCAGTCTGAGGCAGctgctgggtctgtgtgtgtgtgtgtatgtgtgtgtgtgtgtgtgtgtgtaaatgagttagagactgcgtgtgtgtgtgtgtgtgtgtggttttggttGTGTGGCCAGGCAGATGCTGGgtctggcccaggtctggcccacacGTGGCATTCAGTCAGCTGCACTCAGGGTCAGGTCTGGCTACTCCTATTACCTCAGCAGGCCTCTGGAGCACCAGCTCATAATCACACCCTGCCTGGAAGCATCCgctcgactgtgtgtgtgtgtgtgtgcgcgcgcggatgtgtttgtttgttttttgtctatgggtgtgtgtgactgtattagtgtgtggctgtatgtgtgttgtctttgtctgtgtttatctttgtgtgtgtgtgtgtgtgtgtgtgtgtgtgtgtgtgtgtgtgtgtgtgtgtgtgtgtgtgtgtttctgacgcCACTGGAGAGAGCTGCTATCTATCAGAGAAGCAAACTGAATTATTAgagatagacacaaacacaaggcgctacacatagcacacatgtaACTGACTCCTTAAGGGTCTCACTACAAAACAGTAGCAATGCAATGGTCCGAACCAATCAGAGCACTGATTGGTGTACTGTGTATGACAGCTGTGTATGACAGCATGTCCGCATAGCGCATTGCATGCATACATCTACATTTACATTAACATTGAACTTCatgggccccagccgtggcgcgactggctggggcacctgcaccgcacaccggcgacccgggttcgattcccgccccgtggtcctttccggatcccaccccagttctctctccctctcacttcctgtcatactctctactgtcctatccaattaaaggcataaaaagccaaaaaaaattaaaaaaaaaaacaaaaaaacattgaacTTCATGGCAAACGTATCCAGCTGTAGCCTGGCAGGactggagtgaaagagagggagctgtTCTACTGTAGCTAAGGGGATGGGTTCTAAAGGGTTCTTCTGACAGATGAGGGGAAAGAAAAGCTTGGTTCTGGAGGATGGCTGTACCTAATGGGTGTTGGGATAGGATTGGTTCCAGATGGTACTTCTGACTAATCAGGCGTGTAAATGAGCTCAGTTCTAGGGTGCGGTACTCACTAATGACTAGTAGAATGATCCCGGTACTCGAGGACGGTTCTGACTCCTTACTCTTCTGTTTGTGGTTCTCCAGCCAGCGGGTCGGTAACAGTTAAGCCTCCAAAGAGAGTCCATAAAGGTTTGTcatgttaccccccccccccctccaaccaccaccactatcAGCAGGACTCTACCACTGAACTGCACTGTACTGCACCACTCTGCActgtactgcactgcactgcactctaCTGCATCCTGTGGCCTTTTACATTCAGACATGTGGAGGCATCAGCAACCATCAGCAGATCCCAAGAATAGGCACTGCAATGACAGGAATATGCTCtgtaaatataatataatataatataatatggtATAATATTTCACTATAGATAATTTTGTACCCTGTATTCCTAGTCTGAGGTTCTGACTGCTAGGCTAGACAAAGCTATAGTTATGAACTAAAAGTTTTCTGTAGATCCCTCCTGCATCTATCTGCTGAGGATGCGGTGAAAGAGGTCTGATGGTGCGCTTGCTTTTGCCTCCACTGACTCCTAAATGTAAAGATGCCTTTTCTCCTAAGACAGCCTCAGcctcttccacctcctcagAACGGATCTGCCCGAGGGAAGGACCCGTTTGGAAGCACCCTCACTATGAGAATCACATCATGCAGCCTCACCTTCTTCTTTCTCCACACATAGAGAATAGGCTCTTATGTGTCCTGCTATCTCCCCACATGCGGAGGAGATGCTGGTTGTGTCCTCCTCTACGCTGCCTGTCCTGTCCACCTGTCTATTCTTCCACCagcactctctgtctttccgcCAGCACCTGTTTGTCATCTCTGAGTACGAGTGCGGTCAGCCGATGAGGCTGTCATGGCGTATGGTCAGTATTaagagctgcgtgtgtgtgtgtgcagctgctcAGAGATGCTAAACTGCTTGGGAATGCTGCATGAGCGGGAtgcccctcttctcctctacacGCTGCATCTGGCTTATGCACGGGTCAACGTTTCCAGCCGCCAGgagccttcctctcctcttcctcaccctcaCGGtgcttccctccttccttcactcACCTGTTCTTTCCTTTTGTCATCCACCAGAGGGCAGTGGCGTGATCATCGCGGTCCTCATCATCTGTGTCCTCCTGCTGGCCATCCTGGGAAGCGTCCTCTACTTCCTGTACAAAAAGGGCAAGATCCCCTGTGGACGTTCAGGAAAGCAGGACCTGTACGTCCACATCCTTTACAGTGTTAAATTAGGAagttaaccctcatgttgtcctaaaatcttacgacgttcgttgtccttggggtcaatttgaccccagctacaaaaaactctcaaaaatgattaaaataattttttttacccaatttttttttgtggtaggtacttaacaagagtgtaataaccactatcaaaagccctacaaaacaatcccacccccccacacccctttatgaaccctggaaccctgactggcaatatggccaatccagtgtcaacagcccaaaggctgactttttggactttttcagacctgccaaaataacttatatgtaatatgtacttgtatatgaaataatgataatagctacatgttctcatactattacaataataatatccataatttgtcaaatattccttttcatcatgtttcataaaaatggggtcaaattgaccccaataccaccaacgtaactattttttttacaggacattggaaacatatttttgtgcaaatttcatgtttactctgttgtacccttcaaataaggaaaagtcatgaaacttgaagcaaaacaaaaaaagtgaaccatatattttatgatgttaaacactgcttggggtcaaattgaccccaaggacaacataagggttaaaggTGTCGTCCATGACCTGGTCAGAGTCACAGGCTACTCCTTTAAAGGGCATGTTTAAAAGGCTCATTGGACATATTGTTGTTATGAATAATACTGTAATTATACTGTAAATAATTCGGGTTTATtcataattaattacacaaattATATCATAATCATTTTGGTGTAAATTACATCTTAGAGTGGGTGAAAATTAACTAATCTAATCAACACCTGTTGTTAATTAAGGTAAATGCAGACAATTCATAATCAAATATTCTATCTGCAGAACGAAACAGAAGTCTAATAAAGATGCCATCGTCATGGAGATGAAGACGGATAAGTCAGACGAGGCCGTTCTTTTACAAGGAGTCAACGGGGAGAAAAAAGCTCCCTAGTGACCAGGTAACCAGGGAAACAG
This is a stretch of genomic DNA from Sardina pilchardus chromosome 19, fSarPil1.1, whole genome shotgun sequence. It encodes these proteins:
- the mcamb gene encoding melanoma cell adhesion molecule b isoform X1, producing the protein MALSGFVLAGLYILVLASQSWAMIEVNMEDRVEVFLGQQVEISCQYKMESDPSTAIIQWYTKPAVSNSQRQSIFYKDNERRIADQDSSLAGRVTVDDSTPGSVLLIVEPVQLEDELLFICSVNTPTEEAKEGRTQLRVFSKPEVPKIEGVHTGISVNEEDPSKIATCVVKNGYPLPNITWFRDRTPLYISEGVVGVANQVTRDTNNLYSVNSELFMKVKKEDKDVTFYCESSYFVPEGTRMTESGRIKITVHYPTTSVEIRQVLPKGQVKEGDTVEIRCFGDGNPTPPLTFKHNGEDLDEGSLTDDQQGVVLRDVKRWDGGNYTCSALDLETLEELEDDMELMVHFLDEVVLSQKSPVVLSQGTALEATCNALSSLDTETAWFKDGQYFTQGHRLRILNVSVDTFGTYQCVVTTPRLPGLESQSALEVFVQSQPQITDIREEDLQGGGNSVNITCVVQGYPMPSITWDSPDQEDLNGLSSDSMELPNGAISTLTVKASSKLSVTCEAENEFGKDSRVYKIEPIGLETSPAPTTTTTPPTTTPASIQTASGSVTVKPPKRVHKEGSGVIIAVLIICVLLLAILGSVLYFLYKKGKIPCGRSGKQDLTKQKSNKDAIVMEMKTDKSDEAVLLQGVNGEKKAP
- the mcamb gene encoding melanoma cell adhesion molecule b isoform X2, whose amino-acid sequence is MALSGFVLAGLYILVLASQSWAMIEVNMEDRVEVFLGQQVEISCQYKMESDPSTAIIQWYTKPAVSNSQRQSIFYKDNERRIADQDSSLAGRVTVDDSTPGSVLLIVEPVQLEDELLFICSVNTPTEEAKEGRTQLRVFSKPEVPKIEGVHTGISVNEEDPSKIATCVVKNGYPLPNITWFRDRTPLYISEGVVGVANQVTRDTNNLYSVNSELFMKVKKEDKDVTFYCESSYFVPEGTRMTESGRIKITVHYPTTSVEIRQVLPKGQVKEGDTVEIRCFGDGNPTPPLTFKHNGEDLDEGSLTDDQQGVVLRDVKRWDGGNYTCSALDLETLEELEDDMELMVHFLDEVVLSQKSPVVLSQGTALEATCNALSSLDTETAWFKDGQYFTQGHRLRILNVSVDTFGTYQCVVTTPRLPGLESQSALEVFVQSQPQITDIREEDLQGGGNSVNITCVVQGYPMPSITWDSPDQEDLNGLSSDSMELPNGAISTLTVKASSKLSVTCEAENEFGKDSRVYKIEPIGLETSPAPTTTTTPSGSVTVKPPKRVHKEGSGVIIAVLIICVLLLAILGSVLYFLYKKGKIPCGRSGKQDLTKQKSNKDAIVMEMKTDKSDEAVLLQGVNGEKKAP
- the mcamb gene encoding melanoma cell adhesion molecule b isoform X3, with amino-acid sequence MALSGFVLAGLYILVLASQSWAMIEVNMEDRVEVFLGQQVEISCQYKMESDPSTAIIQWYTKPAVSNSQRQSIFYKDNERRIADQDSSLAGRVTVDDSTPGSVLLIVEPVQLEDELLFICSVNTPTEEAKEGRTQLRVFSKPEVPKIEGVHTGISVNEEDPSKIATCVVKNGYPLPNITWFRDRTPLYISEGVVGVANQVTRDTNNLYSVNSELFMKVKKEDKDVTFYCESSYFVPEGTRMTESGRIKITVHYPTTSVEIRQVLPKGQVKEGDTVEIRCFGDGNPTPPLTFKHNGEDLDEGSLTDDQQGVVLRDVKRWDGGNYTCSALDLETLEELEDDMELMVHFLDEVVLSQKSPVVLSQGTALEATCNALSSLDTETAWFKDGQYFTQGHRLRILNVSVDTFGTYQCVVTTPRLPGLESQSALEVFVQSQPQITDIREEDLQGGGNSVNITCVVQGYPMPSITWDSPDQEDLNGLSSDSMELPNGAISTLTVKASSKLSVTCEAENEFGKDSRVYKIEPIGLETSPAPTTTTTQGSGVIIAVLIICVLLLAILGSVLYFLYKKGKIPCGRSGKQDLTKQKSNKDAIVMEMKTDKSDEAVLLQGVNGEKKAP